From a single Verrucomicrobiota bacterium genomic region:
- a CDS encoding methionine--tRNA ligase has translation MTKAFYITTAIDYVNGQPHLGHGYEKVVTDVIARSRRSLGEAAFFLTGVDEHGQKVQQAALNEGKAPQVYCDELAASFQSFAGKLGASNDDFIRTTDSRHKHFVKAFLAKLHAAGHFYKATYKGFYSPKEETFLTDRDRRPDGTFDPQYGEVIELEEENYYFRMKEHQSWLTHYIETHPDFVSPPERRNEILGFLKNSALEDLCITRPAARLNWGILTPFDPAYVTYVWFDALLNYVTLPAHLGDPTVLAALKGLPNSPLSTPGSQPAPRLWPADVHVIGKDISRFHAVFWPIMLKAMELPLPKQILVHGWWQKDGQKLSKSTGNVVDPLAVIAEWGLDAFRYYVVRELDIGPDGNWTDAGFQARYHAELANGLGNLVNRSLSMLKRYRNGIVPARSDELASEAANVVRATLEHLKRCQLQTALQSVWTLVNRANQYVDHTAPFKLAKDPAQAKRLDEVLYNLAETCRVLAVLLWPFVPTTSTKIFQQLGLPDEPNQLARAAWGGLPAGHTIGEPAALFPRRN, from the coding sequence ATGACGAAAGCTTTCTACATCACGACCGCGATCGATTACGTGAACGGCCAGCCGCACCTCGGACACGGCTACGAAAAGGTCGTCACAGATGTGATCGCGCGGTCGCGGAGAAGCCTGGGCGAAGCGGCGTTCTTTCTGACCGGCGTGGACGAGCACGGCCAGAAAGTCCAGCAGGCGGCCTTGAACGAAGGCAAAGCTCCGCAGGTCTATTGCGACGAACTCGCGGCGAGCTTCCAATCGTTCGCGGGCAAACTCGGAGCGAGCAACGACGATTTCATCCGCACGACCGATTCGCGGCACAAACATTTCGTGAAAGCGTTCCTGGCCAAGCTCCATGCCGCGGGCCACTTCTATAAGGCGACCTACAAGGGTTTTTACTCGCCCAAGGAGGAAACCTTCCTGACCGATCGCGACCGACGCCCGGACGGAACGTTCGATCCTCAATACGGCGAAGTCATCGAACTGGAGGAGGAGAACTATTACTTCCGGATGAAGGAACACCAGTCGTGGTTAACCCACTACATTGAAACGCATCCCGACTTTGTCTCGCCGCCGGAGCGCCGGAATGAAATTCTGGGCTTTCTGAAGAACAGCGCGCTCGAGGACCTTTGCATCACGCGGCCCGCCGCGCGATTGAACTGGGGCATCCTCACGCCCTTCGACCCGGCCTACGTGACCTACGTCTGGTTCGACGCGCTTCTGAACTACGTCACGCTCCCCGCGCACCTCGGAGATCCTACGGTGTTGGCCGCCCTCAAAGGCCTTCCCAACTCTCCACTCTCAACTCCCGGCTCTCAACCCGCGCCGCGCCTCTGGCCTGCCGACGTCCACGTCATTGGCAAAGACATATCGAGATTCCACGCCGTGTTCTGGCCGATCATGCTCAAAGCCATGGAACTGCCCTTGCCAAAGCAAATCCTCGTGCACGGCTGGTGGCAAAAGGACGGGCAAAAGCTCAGCAAGAGCACGGGCAACGTCGTCGATCCGCTCGCGGTCATCGCGGAGTGGGGCCTGGACGCGTTCCGTTATTACGTCGTGCGGGAACTCGACATTGGCCCGGACGGAAACTGGACCGACGCCGGTTTTCAGGCCCGTTACCACGCAGAATTGGCCAACGGGTTGGGCAATCTGGTGAACCGTTCGCTCTCGATGCTGAAACGCTATCGCAACGGGATCGTGCCGGCGCGCTCGGATGAATTGGCCAGCGAAGCGGCAAATGTGGTGCGCGCGACTCTCGAGCACCTGAAGCGGTGCCAATTGCAAACGGCGCTGCAAAGCGTCTGGACGCTGGTCAACCGCGCCAATCAATACGTCGATCACACCGCGCCGTTCAAGCTGGCCAAAGATCCCGCGCAAGCCAAGCGTCTGGATGAAGTGCTCTACAACCTCGCGGAGACTTGCCGCGTCCTGGCCGTGCTCTTGTGGCCGTTCGTTCCGACGACATCGACCAAGATTTTCCAGCAACTCGGACTCCCGGACGAGCCGAACCAACTGGCGCGCGCCGCTTGGGGCGGCTTGCCCGCCGGGCACACCATCGGCGAACCTGCGGCGTTGTTCCCGAGGAGAAACTGA
- a CDS encoding undecaprenyl/decaprenyl-phosphate alpha-N-acetylglucosaminyl 1-phosphate transferase — MTFPFNVYLLAFVSAFLAALISLPAWRRWCNRTGLVDDPGHRKIHDQPIALAGGFAVLTALALALIGGIVAVSVSTYFWGSGLPNPMSQAPGMGRGLLDAETSDLLQYGLRRRAAQLVAIFLGAAAMFFLGWLDDKHELKPAVKFSGQLFIAALVAASGVRITLFVPSVLFSYAVTILWILTVTNAFNLMDNMNGLCSGLGAICAWQFAWSAALHGQYLVASFALMISGALLGFLPYNFPKATAFLGDAGSHLVGFLLAVLAVLPHFYSREHQNAWAVLSPLLILAVPLLDLAWVVILRWRIGKPFYVGDTNHLSHRLVRRGLSRARAVAVIWLIAAAVGSVAFL, encoded by the coding sequence ATGACCTTCCCCTTCAACGTTTATCTCCTGGCGTTTGTTTCCGCATTCCTGGCGGCGCTGATTTCACTGCCGGCGTGGCGGCGATGGTGTAATCGGACCGGATTGGTCGATGATCCGGGGCACCGAAAAATCCACGACCAGCCAATCGCGCTGGCCGGAGGCTTCGCCGTGCTCACGGCGCTCGCGCTGGCCTTGATCGGGGGTATCGTTGCCGTTTCGGTCAGCACTTATTTTTGGGGAAGCGGCCTGCCGAATCCCATGAGCCAGGCGCCTGGGATGGGACGCGGTTTGTTGGATGCAGAGACGAGCGATTTGCTGCAATACGGGCTTCGCCGCCGCGCGGCTCAGTTGGTGGCGATTTTTCTCGGGGCGGCCGCCATGTTTTTCCTGGGCTGGCTGGACGACAAACACGAACTGAAACCCGCTGTGAAGTTCAGCGGCCAGCTTTTCATCGCGGCGCTGGTGGCAGCTTCGGGCGTTCGGATCACGCTGTTCGTGCCCAGCGTTCTGTTCAGTTACGCCGTGACCATTCTCTGGATTCTGACCGTGACGAACGCGTTCAACCTCATGGACAACATGAATGGACTGTGTTCGGGCCTGGGGGCCATTTGCGCATGGCAATTCGCCTGGAGCGCAGCGCTGCACGGCCAGTACCTGGTCGCGTCCTTCGCTTTGATGATTTCCGGAGCGCTTCTGGGTTTTCTTCCTTACAACTTCCCGAAAGCCACGGCGTTTCTCGGCGACGCGGGCAGCCATCTGGTGGGATTCCTCCTCGCGGTGCTCGCGGTTCTTCCGCACTTTTACTCCCGCGAACATCAGAACGCGTGGGCGGTGTTGTCCCCGCTGCTCATCCTCGCCGTTCCGCTGTTGGATTTGGCCTGGGTCGTCATCCTGCGCTGGCGGATCGGAAAGCCGTTTTACGTGGGCGACACCAATCACCTGTCGCATCGCCTCGTCCGCCGTGGCCTGAGCCGCGCCCGAGCCGTGGCCGTCATCTGGCTCATCGCAGCGGCGGTGGGCAGCGTGGCGTTCCTCTAA